ACGCCCGGCTGAAGCGGTTTCTGCGCATCCGGTACATCAAAGGAGCAAGGACAGACCATGACTGGTATGCCTATACCCTCGCGGCAGACAGAAACAGCCTGAAGCTGGAAGGACCGATACAGAAAAACAAGATTGATCTGACTGAGTCTGACCCGGGCAGACATGAAGAGAGAGCGCCGGGAAGAGCGCCGGGCGGGGGTTGAGCTGTATGCAGGAAAGCCAGGAACGCAGGATCAGGACGTATGTGGAGGGGTTTGACAAGGTCATCGGCGGAGGGATACCTCAGGGAAACATAGTACTGCTGTCCGGCAGGCCGGGCACGATGAAATCGTCGATGGCATTCAACATGCTCTACAAAAATGCAAGTAACAATGGCATAGGCTCAGTCTACGTTTCATTTGAACAGGGAAAACAGAGCCTCATACGCCAGATGAAATCGATGGGCATGGACGTCGAAGGCGAGAAGAGAATCAGAATCGTGGATCTGGGAAATGTGAGGGAGGAGCTGGAACAGGCGGAGACGGATGAAACGGTTATTTCGGTGCTCAGGGAGCATCTGTCGAATATAGTCAAGGAGGCGCAGACCGAAATACTGGTGCTCGATTCGCTTGATGTACTGGATATTTCTGTGGGCGCTACATCCAGGAGGAGCCAGATTTTCTTTCTTTTCGAATGGCTCAGGGAAATGAATCTGACCTCTGTCCTGATTTCGGAGAGCGACCCGGAAGAGGTCATGGAAAAAGGGCGCGAGGAAGGCTACCTGTCAGACGGCATAATCAATCTAAGCCTCTCGTCGGAAGAGACTGATGCAGTGAGAAGGCGGATAAGGTGCGTGAAGATGAGGAATACAGAGCACGATACTTCATATTATTCTCTTCAGTTTCAGGACGGAAGGTTTGTCGTAACGCAATCCATGAGTTGAACATCATGCCCAACGTTCAGTTCTGCCCTGTATGCGGTTATGCGCTGAAACGATCTGAACGGCAGTGCGGAAGATGCGGAGAAGAACTGATCGCAGGCTCGCGCGACTCCGGAGATACGGTGACAGAGAAAGACGGCGGGACGAGATGGGGGTCCGATTACACAATTGAGGCAATCAGCTTCGGAGGCAAAACCACCTCGGGTTATGGCATCAGGGATCTGTCGGATTCAAATGTGTCTGATAAGAAGGTGGAACGTTCTTACGAGGATGCCCTGGAATCCCAGAAGATCATAGAGGAACTCAGAAAACAGGTCGAAGAAGCCAACAAACGCGTGATTAATATGAAAAATGAGGCTGCGCGACTGTCCCTGGCTTCACGCAGACCCGCCGGTGAAAAGCCGCCTGAGGAAAATGAAAGAAAGAGGAACATCCGCAGACTCAGAAAGCGTACAGATCCGGAGTTCAGGGCACTTGTTGATAAGCATCTGGGCCGCATCAGGGAAATACAGGCCACAGACACCGGTGTTTCGCATAACACACAACTGAAACATCTGGCGTTCATATCAGAAAAGGTAATGAGCCCCGGGCTGCCGGAGGAGTCCGTTGTGCTGTTTGTCGGTCCCCCCGGGACGATGAAATCGATTCTTGCTGCAGACCAGTTGCTGAAGATTGCCAGAGAACAGGAGCGCAATGTCCTTTACATTGTTCTCGGAGAAAGCGCCAAAGCACTGGAGTCCAAGCTACTGCTGATGGGAATAATGAAGGCAGAGGACAGGGCCAGGATACGAATTGTAGACAGAAGGGAGATAAAGAAGAATACTGCGGAAATGCAGGGCACGTGGCGCAAACTGCTGATGCGCTACATCGAGGAGCAGAGGAGGCTCTTCAATTATTCGCTTCTCGTCCTGGACAGCCTTAATGCCCTTGCGTCGATGGTTTCCAACGAAAAAGCAAGGAAGGCAACCTTCGAATTTTTCGAATGGTGCAGAAACAGCGGACTGACAGCGATAGCGGTCAAGGAAGGCAGTTATGATATATCGGTTTCTGAAAAATCCGCCGAGGCATATCTTGCAGACGGCGTCGTTCAGTTCACGAGGGCGGGCGACTCCGCGCATGGTACCATGCCGATCTTCAGATTGATGAAGATGCGCGGCGCAAGGATCGATTCGAGTTACTATGCATTTCAGTTTGTTTCAGGCACTCTCAAGATCGTTTCAGCCGTGGGTTTGTGATCCTGTGTCTGAGTGTTGTAGAGCACTGCGCTCAGCTGAGCTGCCGCGTTCTCCGGGGACAGGGAATTTATGTAGAAACCTGTGCCTCTCTCGAATCCTGCCAGTTTACTCACCCTGGGAATTATCTCGATATGCCAGTGATAAAAGGGGTGTTCGCGTGTGTTGACAGGCGCGGTGTGAATGTAAAAGTTGTAGGGCGGATCCTCGAGCACTTTGTAAAGCGAGGAGAGTGTGTTGCCCAGCATTTCCGCCAGATCCGCGATTTCGTGATGCGCGCACTCGACGAACGAGGATGAATGCCGCTTGGGCAATATCATGAGTTCATAGGGATACTTGGACGCGAACGGCGTCAGGCAGACAAACGAACTGTTTTCGAATACCACCCTCTTCGATTGCGCCAGCTCTTCCTTTATTATTGTATCATAGATGCATTCGCCACCCATATCGATGTAGTAGTGCTCGGCACCGCGGAGTTCTCCGGCAACATAGACGGGTATCATCGGTGTTGCAATAATCTGGCTGTGCGGATGTTCCAGAGAGGCACCTGCCTCTGCTCCGTGGTTTTCGAATATGAGTATGTACTTGAAACGCCTGTCTCCGCTCAGATCTGCGAGACGCGCCCTGTACATTTCCAGCAGTTCCCTTATCTGCCTAGTTTCAAGAAGCGCTATGGACCGGTCATGTGCGGGCGACTCGATTACGACTTCGTGGCACCCAATGCCTGTCATGGAGGTGAAAACAGAGCCGGACTTCTTTTGCAGTTCGCCTTCGATGCGCAGGGCCGGGTATTTGTTCGGCACAGTTCTTATCCACCACCCGGGATCGTCTGCCTTAGTGCCTTCCGATCTGAATGCATATATCTCGGGAGGCGTCATTTTTTCGTTTCCTTCACAGAACACACAGGTTTTCTGAACCACGGGCGGACGCGGTTTGACGTAATCTTTGGGCCGCATCGCCCTCTCTTCTGATATAACCACCCATGTATCAGTTACGTAATCCTTTCTGATTTCGGACAATTTCAATGCCTCTTTGCATCTCGACTAAATACAATCAATGGTGAGCATTCTGACTCTTCGCGAGAACATACTATACCTATTTATGCGTTATTTGGTTCACCGGCATAAAAAACATTTGTTGCGCTCCTGCCAAACAATTGTACCGCACACGACTGGAGCTCTGCATACGTGGTTATGAATCTTGAATTGACTTCAAAGGAGCGAAAATGCCAGGAGCGCGCTGGCTGAATGCAGTCCTAGATCCGGACCGAGGCAAAGGATCAAGTTCAGGAAGGACAGTCATAGCGGGGCGACTGCGCGACAAGGAGAAGGAGTCTCTCTGAGCTGGGTCAGATGAAAGCGTTTGATGTGGGAAGGCTCTGCCTGGTGGTAAACCCTGAAAAACTTATTGAGACTTATGCGGTGGAAGGCCATACAGCCATAGTTTGAAAGCGATGGTTTTACGCTTCACGTACCACACAGCGAAACTCATTAACAACTTATGCCATTGCAGTATGTGAACCAGGAGGCAGAAGTAGGAATAAACGGTATTACGCCTCGAATGATAACAGATGTGATGGAATTGAAGCATCTGCACTTCGAGGACGTGTCTTTCTTCAATCCATTCCTCAAGCAGTTTGCTGCGGAAACACTTCTTGCCGGAGGGGAGGTGCATGCTGTGCAGAAAGACAATGGTGCCGTGTGCGGCCTGCTGCTGTATGACGCAGTAGAAAAAACGGGCAGCATATTCACAAGGAGCAGGGATGCATGCTATCTGCTATCCGGTCTCAAAAGCAAGATGGCCTTTTTTTCAGAATTACCGCTCGATCTCAGAAAGGAGGTTTACCTGATATACGCCCGGGACATGTCTGATTTTTCATTCATGCACAGGTTTGTTCACGAGGTGCGTCTGGCCCGTGATGAGGACCTTCCTGATGTTCTCGATGTGATGAAAAATGTGGGTGCCAGAATTAACCCCGGATGGATCCACGCCGCTTTTGCCGCAGGAGAAAAGTGCTTCATCGTCCGCAACGGCAGGAACATCGCGGGGGCGGCATGGCTTGCCATGGCAGGTGAGAAAGGCCGCCTGCACTCACTCGCCGTTTCTCCGCAATTCAGGAAGCAGGGCGTTGGGACCGACCTTCTGTTTGCACGCCTGCTATGGCTCGGAAGGAGTGGTGCGCGGTACGCCTTTTCCGAAATTGCAGAGTCAAATAAGGCATCTCGCAGCATTGCCGCAAGGGGAGGAATGCATCAGGCCGGTGAGATGTATCATTACTTCGGCTGAAGAGTGACTTCCGGAATCGATTACGCTCTGTCGTGCTCAAATC
The Candidatus Sysuiplasma acidicola genome window above contains:
- a CDS encoding GNAT family N-acetyltransferase, with amino-acid sequence MITDVMELKHLHFEDVSFFNPFLKQFAAETLLAGGEVHAVQKDNGAVCGLLLYDAVEKTGSIFTRSRDACYLLSGLKSKMAFFSELPLDLRKEVYLIYARDMSDFSFMHRFVHEVRLARDEDLPDVLDVMKNVGARINPGWIHAAFAAGEKCFIVRNGRNIAGAAWLAMAGEKGRLHSLAVSPQFRKQGVGTDLLFARLLWLGRSGARYAFSEIAESNKASRSIAARGGMHQAGEMYHYFG
- a CDS encoding AAA family ATPase, translating into MPNVQFCPVCGYALKRSERQCGRCGEELIAGSRDSGDTVTEKDGGTRWGSDYTIEAISFGGKTTSGYGIRDLSDSNVSDKKVERSYEDALESQKIIEELRKQVEEANKRVINMKNEAARLSLASRRPAGEKPPEENERKRNIRRLRKRTDPEFRALVDKHLGRIREIQATDTGVSHNTQLKHLAFISEKVMSPGLPEESVVLFVGPPGTMKSILAADQLLKIAREQERNVLYIVLGESAKALESKLLLMGIMKAEDRARIRIVDRREIKKNTAEMQGTWRKLLMRYIEEQRRLFNYSLLVLDSLNALASMVSNEKARKATFEFFEWCRNSGLTAIAVKEGSYDISVSEKSAEAYLADGVVQFTRAGDSAHGTMPIFRLMKMRGARIDSSYYAFQFVSGTLKIVSAVGL
- the galT gene encoding galactose-1-phosphate uridylyltransferase, which translates into the protein MSEIRKDYVTDTWVVISEERAMRPKDYVKPRPPVVQKTCVFCEGNEKMTPPEIYAFRSEGTKADDPGWWIRTVPNKYPALRIEGELQKKSGSVFTSMTGIGCHEVVIESPAHDRSIALLETRQIRELLEMYRARLADLSGDRRFKYILIFENHGAEAGASLEHPHSQIIATPMIPVYVAGELRGAEHYYIDMGGECIYDTIIKEELAQSKRVVFENSSFVCLTPFASKYPYELMILPKRHSSSFVECAHHEIADLAEMLGNTLSSLYKVLEDPPYNFYIHTAPVNTREHPFYHWHIEIIPRVSKLAGFERGTGFYINSLSPENAAAQLSAVLYNTQTQDHKPTAETILRVPETN
- a CDS encoding RAD55 family ATPase → MQESQERRIRTYVEGFDKVIGGGIPQGNIVLLSGRPGTMKSSMAFNMLYKNASNNGIGSVYVSFEQGKQSLIRQMKSMGMDVEGEKRIRIVDLGNVREELEQAETDETVISVLREHLSNIVKEAQTEILVLDSLDVLDISVGATSRRSQIFFLFEWLREMNLTSVLISESDPEEVMEKGREEGYLSDGIINLSLSSEETDAVRRRIRCVKMRNTEHDTSYYSLQFQDGRFVVTQSMS